The Nitrosomonas sp. PY1 genomic sequence TCAACGCAGAGTGAGAATCCGGATGCGGTCTGGCTAAAGAAGAATAAGAATTGCAGCTTGGCTATCGCAGCTATCAATGGTATGCATATTGAGGCGAATCGAGCGCAGTCAATAAATACCGAGAAATTCTCTCGGTTGTGCAGAGGCTTATGTTTATTCAGTCAAATGTATATCATGAAATTTTGCTTGATTTATAGCTGTTGATTTTGTTCTTTTCATGTTGGCGAGATAGTAGTAACTTTGAAATTGCATTAGCTTTAATTGGCTTGCTAAATAGAAATCCCTGCGCTTTTTCACAGCCAAGGTTTCTTGAGATATTTAATTGTTCCGGTTTTTCAACACCTTCAGCAATTATCTGGTGTCCCAGTTTTCGCCCCATTTCTATCATAGAACTTATCAAGATTAATGCTTGTTCATCGATCAGCATATCGTTAACAAAAAATTTGTCTATTTTTAGGTGGTCAACTTTAAGGTGCTTAAGTGAAGCAAAAGATGAATAACCTGTGCCGAAATCATCGATTGCTAATGACACACCCAGATCTTTTAAATCTTGAAAAATGGAAAGATTCCGCGGGTCGGTCTGCACGATATTTTCTGTAACTTCTAACTCCAATTCTATTGGGGCTATACCTATTTCCTCAATAATACGTTTAATTACTGATACAAACTCCTGGTCAAGAAAAAGGATTGGAGAAATGTTCACTGCCATGCGCAATGTGCGAACCCCCTCTTTTTTCCAGGCTACCAATTGACGGCAGGCTGTTCTTAATACCCATTCGGTCAGCGGTTTAATCATGCCGATTTTTTCAGCTGTAGCAATAAAATTAATTGGTGGGATTTGACCTAATTCTGGATGACGCCACCTCGACAATGCTTCAAAGCCAAAGATATTGCCAGTGCTTATTTCAATCTGAGGCTGATAAACGAGTGATAATTGTTGCTTTTCAATTGCTTCCCTAAGGTTTTGCTCAATTTGAAAACGATACTGCGCTTTCTGGGTAAGCTCCGTTTTATAGAAAGCATACTGATTCTTTCCATTTTCCTTCGCTTTATAAAGCGAGGTATCGCTTGCCTTTAACAGTGATGAAAAATCTTTTCCATCATCAGGGAAATATGCAATACCAATACTGCAAGAGGGTGTGAGTTTTCTGGAATAAATCTCGATTGGTTGCGCGATTGCATGAAGACAACGTTTTGCAATATTGGTGGCGTAGCTATCTTCTATTTCTTCAACGAGAATGCAGAACTCATCGCCACCAATGCGTGCAATAAAGTCAACTTCATGGCACGTGTGTATCAGGCGCTTCGCTATAGTCTTAAGAAGCAGGTCACCCGCATCGTGCCCCATGCTGTCGTTAATGCTCTTGAAATCGTCTAGATCAATATAGAGCAATGCAAAACAATGATTATGCCGAGTCGATGTCTTGGTTATTTCTTCGATGCGTTGAGAAAAAGAGGCACGGCTCGGAAGCCCTGTTAATTCATCGGTATAGGCTAGTATTCGTATGCGCTTCTGAGCTTGATCTCGCTCCATGACTATCCCCGCCAATCTTGCTCCAGCTTTTAGATCTTTTAGTTCCTTTTCGTTAGGAAGTGCAGGGTGATTGTAGTACATACCGAAAGCACCTAAAATTTTCCCGCTGGAGTTACTAATGGGTTCAGACCAACAGCAACGCATTCCATGGGGGAGTGCTAAATGCTTGATTTCTTTCCATTTAGGGTCTGTTTCAATATTTTCGACGAGAACACGTTTTCCTGTATAAGTGGATGTTCCACACGAGCCAACATTGGGTCCATATTCCAGGCCATTTA encodes the following:
- a CDS encoding EAL domain-containing protein, producing MAYMNRSKPQLLEEIQRLYAELAAIKLIIEKRTTELYISEERFSLAMRGANDGLWDWNLETNEVYYSPRWKSMLGYAENELGNNLDTWANLVHPDDKNRVLEKVQDYIAGRADSYEVEMRIRHKDGHEIYVLSRAFLVTHGSDNKPVRLVGTHIDITERKNTELSDNKNTEILEMIAIGQPAADIYDAIALMYEARHPGMRCSMLELEGNKLLHGGAPSLPKEYCDAVNGLEYGPNVGSCGTSTYTGKRVLVENIETDPKWKEIKHLALPHGMRCCWSEPISNSSGKILGAFGMYYNHPALPNEKELKDLKAGARLAGIVMERDQAQKRIRILAYTDELTGLPSRASFSQRIEEITKTSTRHNHCFALLYIDLDDFKSINDSMGHDAGDLLLKTIAKRLIHTCHEVDFIARIGGDEFCILVEEIEDSYATNIAKRCLHAIAQPIEIYSRKLTPSCSIGIAYFPDDGKDFSSLLKASDTSLYKAKENGKNQYAFYKTELTQKAQYRFQIEQNLREAIEKQQLSLVYQPQIEISTGNIFGFEALSRWRHPELGQIPPINFIATAEKIGMIKPLTEWVLRTACRQLVAWKKEGVRTLRMAVNISPILFLDQEFVSVIKRIIEEIGIAPIELELEVTENIVQTDPRNLSIFQDLKDLGVSLAIDDFGTGYSSFASLKHLKVDHLKIDKFFVNDMLIDEQALILISSMIEMGRKLGHQIIAEGVEKPEQLNISRNLGCEKAQGFLFSKPIKANAISKLLLSRQHEKNKINSYKSSKIS